In Anaerotignum faecicola, a single window of DNA contains:
- a CDS encoding winged helix-turn-helix domain-containing protein — translation MNRQETKFTFVYNEIKQCILEGQILPGNALPSSRMYCDQFHVSRYTINRVFEALREEGLVNIQPRLAPIVVSTKDTSNPSNTVFEILKQKEGILQIYQTSALILPSLLVFALQGCDV, via the coding sequence ATGAATCGACAAGAAACAAAATTTACATTTGTATATAACGAAATTAAGCAGTGTATTTTGGAGGGCCAAATACTTCCTGGAAATGCCTTGCCATCTTCAAGGATGTATTGTGACCAATTCCATGTAAGCAGATATACGATTAACCGCGTTTTTGAAGCATTGAGGGAGGAAGGACTGGTGAATATTCAGCCTCGCCTTGCGCCGATTGTTGTTTCAACAAAAGATACTTCTAATCCATCAAATACTGTTTTCGAAATTTTAAAACAAAAGGAAGGTATTTTACAAATATATCAGACCTCTGCTTTAATACTGCCTTCACTTCTGGTTTTTGCTTTGCAGGGCTGTGATGTGGA